One Cicer arietinum cultivar CDC Frontier isolate Library 1 chromosome 8, Cicar.CDCFrontier_v2.0, whole genome shotgun sequence DNA segment encodes these proteins:
- the LOC105852687 gene encoding uncharacterized protein isoform X1: MVTTVSFFCLNSIGDLIQIMDRRKKGSEKTTASEASVAEASPAISASEAFTVNLLCGVGLALSLWVANTVYSINLVTDPSLTLFIISITELPIVILLYSRYRQNRQRCSKIAIKQKVKA; the protein is encoded by the exons ATGGTAACTACGGTTTCATTTTTTTGCTTAAATTCTATTGGcgatttaattcaaataatgGATCGCCGGAAAAAAGGCAGTGAGAAAACAACGGCGTCTGAAGCCTCAGTCGCAGAAGCATCGCCGGCAATCTCAGCTTCAGAGGCCTTTACAGTCAACTTGCTATGCGGAGTTGGCCTAGCTTTATCCTTGTGGGTGGCTAACACCGTATACTCCATCAACCTCGTTACCGATCCTTCTCTCACTCTCTTCATCATTTCG ATTACAGAGCTCCCGATCGTGATTCTTCTCTACAGTCGTTATCGACAGAATCGCCAACGATGCTCG
- the LOC105852687 gene encoding uncharacterized protein isoform X2, giving the protein MVTTVSFFCLNSIGDLIQIMDRRKKGSEKTTASEASVAEASPAISASEAFTVNLLCGVGLALSLWVANTVYSINLVTDPSLTLFIISITELPIVILLYSRYRQNRQRCSVFYMQQ; this is encoded by the exons ATGGTAACTACGGTTTCATTTTTTTGCTTAAATTCTATTGGcgatttaattcaaataatgGATCGCCGGAAAAAAGGCAGTGAGAAAACAACGGCGTCTGAAGCCTCAGTCGCAGAAGCATCGCCGGCAATCTCAGCTTCAGAGGCCTTTACAGTCAACTTGCTATGCGGAGTTGGCCTAGCTTTATCCTTGTGGGTGGCTAACACCGTATACTCCATCAACCTCGTTACCGATCCTTCTCTCACTCTCTTCATCATTTCG ATTACAGAGCTCCCGATCGTGATTCTTCTCTACAGTCGTTATCGACAGAATCGCCAACGATGCTCG gtATTCTATATGCAGCAGTAA
- the LOC101491422 gene encoding probable UDP-glucosyl transferase 73B6: MSQEICIVPFFGQGHLLPCFQLCNHLTSINFNVTLLISSNLTTSVPSSLLQNPLFQLTIIPSSPMSLMSPPSPEHHHDDLAKGLQNILSNYHRPSRPVCAIVDVMMNWSNDVFKKFDVPTVAFFTSGACSAAMEVAIWKAHPLDMKPDEIRFLPGLPEDMAVTYSDLKRRHHDHHPPPPPRGLGPRKMGPPKLGEQPSWLDEIRETIGLMINTCDDLERPFIDYIANHVGKPVWGVGPLLPEQYWKSFGSVIHDRDFRSNRLSSVTEEEVVQWLDSKQRGSVLYVSFGSEVGPTMEEYTELAQALELCEQSFIWVVQPGSGRPGPPHMGLRGKPGSSKPETEEGYFPDGLDSRVGNRGLIIRGWAPQLLILSHTSTGGFLSHCGWNSTVEAIGGGIPLLAWPIRGDQHYDAKLVVGHLRVGYMVSDDLSKKVTKDDIVEGIQRLMSDEEMKKNAEVVSAKFRNGFPRSSVAALDAFKDCINQRSV; the protein is encoded by the coding sequence AATCACTTAACTTCCATAAACTTCAACGTTACACTTCTCATCTCCTCCAACCTCACCACCTCCGTTCCCTCTTCACTCCTTCAAAACCCTCTCTTTCAACTTACTATAATCCCATCATCACCGATGAGTTTGATGTCACCGCCTTCGCCGGAACACCACCACGATGACCTTGCTAAAGGGcttcaaaacattttatctAACTACCATCGTCCATCCCGACCCGTTTGTGCCATTGTTGACGTCATGATGAACTGGTCGAACGATGTTTTCAAGAAATTCGATGTTCCGACGGTGGCGTTTTTCACCTCCGGCGCATGCTCCGCCGCCATGGAGGTTGCAATATGGAAAGCCCACCCTTTAGATATGAAACCAGATGAGATCCGTTTTCTTCCCGGGTTACCCGAAGATATGGCGGTTACTTATTCGGATCTAAAACGACGTCATCATGATCATcatcctcctcctcctccacgTGGACTGGGGCCCAGAAAGATGGGTCCACCTAAACTAGGAGAACAGCCATCGTGGCTGGATGAGATACGCGAAACAATTGGTTTGATGATCAACACGTGTGATGATCTGGAGCGTCCATTTATTGACTATATTGCAAACCATGTTGGTAAACCGGTGTGGGGTGTTGGACCGCTTTTGCCGGAGCAGTATTGGAAGTCATTTGGTTCCGTTATCCACGATCGTGATTTTCGGTCGAACCGGTTGTCTAGCGTCACCGAAGAAGAAGTGGTCCAGTGGTTAGATTCTAAGCAACGTGGGTCGGTGTTATACGTGTCGTTTGGTAGTGAGGTGGGTCCCACAATGGAAGAGTACACGGAACTAGCTCAAGCGCTGGAGTTATGTGAGCAATCGTTTATATGGGTAGTTCAACCCGGTTCGGGTAGACCGGGTCCTCCTCATATGGGTTTGAGAGGGAAACCCGGTTCAAGCAAACCAGAAACGGAAGAAGGGTATTTTCCTGATGGATTAGATAGTAGAGTTGGGAATAGAGGTTTGATAATACGTGGATGGGCACCACAACTATTGATACTGAGTCATACATCAACGGGTGGATTTTTATCCCATTGTGGTTGGAATTCAACAGTAGAGGCAATTGGAGGTGGGATTCCATTGTTGGCGTGGCCTATAAGGGGTGATCAACACTATGATGCCAAGTTAGTGGTGGGTCATCTTAGGGTGGGTTACATGGTATCTGATGATCTATCAAAAAAGGTAACTAAGGATGATATAGTTGAGGGGATACAGAGATTGATGAGTGATGAAGAAATGAAGAAGAATGCTGAGGTCGTTAGTGCAAAGTTTAGGAATGGGTTTCCAAGAAGTTCAGTAGCTGCTTTAGATGCTTTTAAGGATTGTATCAATCAGAGATCTGTTTAG